AACTGCTCGGCAACGACCTCATGTCCCAACTAAGTGCCATTGTgtgccaaataaatgaagggaatccagaTTATTTTCTTGATTTTCTGGTCTTTAATAGTTACCACATATTGGTGGTTGCCCTGATTAACGGTTGGCCCATCAACTGGCAGGAGGTGTGGTGATAGTTGTGAGTGTGCGCAtgcatttctttgttttagaAAAAATATTGGGAATATAACCCTTAATATTAACTAATACCTCTGATCCACAGGAAGTAACATTAATCTTTCCCATTGCTTCAATGGTTATAGTATAGCTTTAGTCAAAAATTAGCATTTATGCTGTACTCACATCATTAGTTTCTGGTCATCAGCCACTGATCCAAACAAGGATTCATGCAGTAAATGCCAGGATACATCTTCTACAACTGCAGTGTGACCTGTAAATATCGTTTTAGCATCAACTATCTTTCCTTCTTTTGGACCTGCGCTGATGTCCCAAAGACAGATTGTCTGTGGAAAAATAAACAAGTTAAATTATTACTAACACCATTTTGGATAAAACGATTCTCAATATGAAAACCTAATGTTATCATAATTTTTAATTGTTTTAAAGATTAATGTATAGTATAATAACCATGCTAAAACAGCAATAATCAAAGTTTTTAATTCTTTTATTCGACTGCCATTTACAACTAATcatgtttaaatatttaaaaacatagaaaacctacggcacagtacaggccctttggcccacaaagctgtgctgaacatgtccttaccttagaatgacctaggcttacccatagctctctatttttctaagctccatgtacctatcaaggattctcttaaaagaccctatcatttttgCCTCGACCACCAccgttggcagcccattccacacactcaccactccccgtataaaaaacttacccaacatctcctctgtatctacttccaagtaccttaaagctatgccctgggaaaaagcctctgaccatctacacgatcaacgcctctcattatcttgtacacctctatcaggtcacctctcatcctcagtcactccaaggagaaaaggctgagttcattcaacctattctcataaggcatgctccccaatccaggcaacatccttgtaaatctcctctgcatcctttctatggttcctctgcatccttcctgtagtgaggcaaccagaattgagcacagtactccaagtggggtctgaccaaggtcctacatagctgcaacattaccgctcAGCTTTTAaaatcaatcccacagttgatgaaggccaatgcactttatgccttcttaaccactgaatcaacctgcacagcagctttgagcatcctatggactcggacccccaagatccctccgattcGCCACACTCTCAAGAGTaataccattaatgctatattctgccatcatatttgacctaccaatatgaactacctcacacttatctgggttgaactctacctgccacctctcagcccagttttgcatccaatcaatatcctgctgtaacctctaacagccctccacactatccgttacacacccaacctttgtgtcattagcaatttactaacctatccccccacttcctcatccaggtcatttttaaaaatcacaaagagtaagggtcccagaacagattcttgaggcacgccactggtctccgacctccatgcagaatatgacccatctatagccactctttgccttctgcaggcaaaccagttctggatccacaaagctatgtccccttggatcccatgcctcattactttctcagtaagccccGCATGGAGTatcttgtaaaatgccttgctgaaatccatataaactacatctacggctctaccttcatcaatgtgtttagtcacatcctcaaaaaaattcaattaggctcgtaaggcacgacctgcctttgacaaaagccatgctgactattcctaatcatattatgcctctcactggcctataatttcctggcctatctctactccctttcttgaataagggaacaacatccacaaccctctaatcctccggaacctctcccatcctcattgacggtgcaaaaatcatcaccagaggctcagcaatctcctccggttccatacacacttttccactgtctcacttgattggtcctattcggtcacgtcttatcctcttgttcttcacatacatgtagaatgtCTTGAGATTTTCCTTAaacctgtctgccaaggccttctcatggccccttctggctctatattcatccttcctgctagccttatgttGTGCAAAATGTTTGCGCTACAGTTGCTCACACTCATTTGATCAAGCAATGAAACATCATGGTACCTACGTGATCATCTGAAGCACTAAGAAGATGTCCACTTAAATTTGGGTTCCAGGAGAGGCCATATCCTTCTTTTTGGTGACCACGTAGCCGCAGATCAGGATTACACTCACCACTCGGATCTGGCAAAACAAACCAAAGCAGAAGTCAGCTTATTATAATAATCCATCATTAAACTCATGCTTGACCTTACTTCTGAATATATTGTACACACCACCACAGAAACAAATAGATTTTGGATTATAGCAGCAAAAGTGTAAGAGAATCAAACAAGGCTTATTTACACCACCTGTCTCCATAGCAATCTGGGGATCTTGAAAGGCCTTTACTTCGAGAAAAAGATTTCCAGAGTTCAGCTGCCTTTGGCAACTATTAATGAAAATATGCAGCTGTGTCTTGACACCAAAAACAGCTTGCAtcctatggaaaaatgtacagttgatgtttcagtctgAAACCCTCCGGCAGGAACatcaactgtacatttttccacagatgctgcctggcctgctgatttcctccagcattttctgtgctgcttggatttccagtatctgcagactttctcttgtttgtgattaactTGAACAAACAAGCTTTTGAGCAGATACCCATTGCTTATAAATTGCACCCTGGTCACTTGAGAGAAAAGCATTCAACTCAGATGCAGAGCAGGTTCTTAAGCATTATTGATACCAAGTAGAAATAACCATACGACAACAATGCACATTTACTGACTGCAATGTTGTCGTTAACACATTCATTTTAAAAGTTTGGCAATGTACAAACTTTTCTAGTTTGAAGTGCTGCTTGTATCTATTCAGGACAGTCAAAAAATGTAGATTTATCATTAAGTCTGTTTCTACATGTTTCATTTGTTTTAGGAGAAAACAATGGCTTCATTAACTCAGACTCACAGAATGGCTATAACAGAGGAGGCCAATCAGCCTTGGCCACAGTATCTCTCTACTGGAGCATCTTACACGTTCCAGCCCCTTTCTCCTCCAAAATGTTCCCTACCATATCTAGTCCCACTTGATGGTCACAATGAATTTGCCTCCAACATTTTAATAACACTCGATATCACAGAGACTTTTTTCACGTCACTCGAAATAATATTCTCTTTTATATCTGTGGCCTCTAGCACTGGACAGAGTTCAGAGAAGTACTAGACTCATTCTAGGTCTGCAGGGTATGCTCAGCCTAAgtagacagagaatgagaggtgacatgcTGAAAGttttcaaaatcattaagggtataagtaagGTGGAGACtagttaaagggagatttcagaccaACACCAGGAAGCTTTTCTTTACTCTGAGAGTTGtagacacatggaacaaactacctagttgtttagagactttcaaatctaaacttgatagttatttcaaacacactatgtgaataggaaattggcaagctttgttgggccaaatggcctgttctttcaaaaactttctaatgttccATTTACAGGAATAGGAGTCTCAGGATCTCACCATCCAGACCACCCATTGAATATATTTCTATGAAGCCTTACCTtcaaaagaaaatcccagatTTTCTAATATGACAACACATCTATATTAAGTTCAGCAAACTTGTTCAAAGATTAACCTATTGTGTCTCACAATTACAGTGGATTACATTTAAATGGGCTATTGGTTAATTAGGGCAgcagcttatttgggacaactctgaaAAAACGAAGAAAATAGCCAGCATTCTCTTCGTTTGGGACATCTCCGTAGAATTGGGACAGGAAACTTGCTAATGCTATATAGCATCAGTCATGCCCACTCGTGTGACGGTTAAACACTACACAGTACTTACAGCAGACCGTTTTTAAATAGTAGCAGTTGTGTGTGTTCAAAAACCAGTGATTCTtgacactgatagttggtgagaaatgagctcaaagacaattcagaactgctttgctcactaCGGTTTCAAGCACTTCGgcctggagatgccagaaagtgctgggaatgaaaatgaaacaatttcactacttcaaactAGAAATTAAGAATTTCAAGGCAACAACAATTagcttaaatgttacaattaaaatgtagatttggagaatgcagatGTGCAAAGCATTGCAAGATGGCGGTCTTTTATCTGCACTGATTTGTTCATTTATAGGCAATCAAAAGAACGTGGCAGTGCTTATTTGGGCCTTAATGCACTGGATCCAGTGTGTTcctattaaccagaatccactgtatttcctcTTTCAATCTTATGTTGGAAACTTCTCTGCTGAAGGCAAATGCAGAAGGTATTACTTAGTCCCTTATACCTGCATTGAGTATCCATTTGCAAGTTCTCATTTTTGTCCTTAAGTTCCTCCATGTATAATCCTTTCAGTATACACCTATAGAttgaactaccgtagattccggattttaagccgctacttttttcccacattttgaacagctttgaactttgcggcctttaatccagagcggctaatacatgatttttttcatgccgcctcgtaaacattttgcctcataacagtagaccaataaaattgatgagtagttcacagaggtccaatgaaattgtacgataaatcaagcgcactttcacaattaaattattgtaaatcagtcatttgtactcaccctcatcaacatggaaaacactcgaagcattgtgctgccttatggcagttacttagtttataatattttcgcttagtaattcattttctagttaaagttagaagagttttaactatatttgttttctgtactacatcgcgggatgctatgacgtcacacccggtttcgcggtgtcttgtgggaaaaatgccgtttgcgataaacggaaaggtgggagggagcacattacgcgagtggctttggatctgagcgaacgctgcttttaagttaaaggcgatcaataacttttcctggtaggctgcagtatatatattttttaccagtcgttaggagatattggaatgttgttcagtaaagaagtatacgcaacgtatatttaaaagtagccgcgttacgggcacggttcgaaaaaaagcatttgcaatatgtatttgtttttgttaccatatggatttaattaaaagttaaaaaatcctcacgtgtaatatctttctgtgtaaatatctcatattacaacgtgggacacctgcggccgaaaatccggtgcggcctttacaattaaaaaattgattttctttctaaaattagagccagcggcttttaatcaggtgcgctctgtagtccagaatctacggtaagtGACTAATATTCCTTACCTGGTTTAGATGGATGTTTGGTGTAATCAAAGACAAGCACATCAGAGGTTGGAGTTTTGGTGGCAATAATGCATGGATTTTGTGGCATATAACGTGCTCTATTCACTTCACCTTCATGATTGATCTtaatttctatttctatttttccACTTACAGACCCAAATCCACCAAATtctgaaaaattaaaaataacattATGACAAAGTTTATACTTACTGACAAAAGTACGAGCAAATTATGACATAAGGGAGCTATCATCTGTTgggaaaactgttcacaattgtTTCTTGGAAATTCTTAATCAGAAGTTTTTGGAGAAGGAAACAAGTTGGAAAGCATTCCCATCAAACATTTCTAACTTAATGACAGCTCTCCCTAATAAAAAATTGTAAATTTACAATACTAAGGCAAAAGTAAGGTTTAGTACCATTTATAGCTCATACTTTTACTAGCACCACAGTAAACTAGCTGCTTTACTAGGTGAAAAAAACTAGGTGCATTGTCCTTTAGACAATGGATCAAATGCAAATGGGAATGTTTGCAGCAGCAAAATTCATACTTGAAATAAAAGTGGCTAATTGAAATTAAACTGGCTAATTTTAAAACAATTCCACTGTTAACAAACTCAGTTTATAATATCATGCTTTGTACAATAAATTTACAAACTTATATCTTTATAAAACTTACAAAATGAAAAAGCAAACGGAGcaccttcttccccccccccccccacttgtggCAAAGTACATAAAGATATTTTGTACGCATCCCAGAAGTAGTTAACACAAAACAATCAGTGAATATATGCTACACCCCAATAAAAATTCAGATATGGCGAGAAAATTTGAATTATCAAATTACTTCAGTCCAAGTTCAACTTGATCTGGGTAGTTCGTAGAATTCATCTAAATTTTCATGCATTAAATTGCTCACCCAGAGTGATATTCACAATTTCATGACACAAAACATGATCAAGTGAGTTTAGCAGTAGCATGACTCTGGTGTGAGAAATTCAGAGGAATAATTCTCGATAATATAGCCTACGAAAAGGGATGAACACAAAATGACTTTGGATAAAATTGTTTGAGAATTATGCTTCAGTCAAAATGTCTAGATTGCACACTGGATTGTCAGAGGACATTACTACAGATGCAAACGTATAGAGATGAGATCAGTATCTGATAGCTTTACCTCACAATTCAGACATGGAATACAGAATGAAACAAATACCAAAGAAGCAATAACACATTAGAACATACCTCCCTTCTCACTATCATAGTGAGAAGCATCAAACTGAGCGTCATCATTGGGGATCTGGACACTTGCAATAACTAAATGGTTCTGTTCATCAGACGTATGTGTCCCTAACACCAAACGGTGAATACTGTAATCTTTCCCTTCAGGCCTGCACAAAACAATGTTTTAAATAAAGATTGAAATGGGGATCAATCAGCATAAAATCCACATGGAGAAATATATTAATTGTAATGCATCTTTAAAAGTGGACTGATTTTCAATTCACTTTATATAATTTCTACCATGACAACTCAGATCCCCATCATAAATCTCCAACTTTTAGAATGCAAGCAAAGGCAATGCAATTTGAATTACAATTTTTGAAAGGTGATATTCTCTACAAATCAAAGTTGAGACATACAATGCTATTAAGAATAAAAAAGTAATATTTTACATAgtaaaaaatataaaaaataaaatttttgACAAAAAATTAATTTACCTGGTAACATCAGGTAGCCACTGTACAGTAAGACTTGGCCATTCTAATGCATGAGTCAT
The Hemitrygon akajei chromosome 5, sHemAka1.3, whole genome shotgun sequence DNA segment above includes these coding regions:
- the LOC140727901 gene encoding histone-binding protein RBBP7, whose translation is MVRMADKEVYDDAVEERVINEEYKIWKKNTPFLYDLVMTHALEWPSLTVQWLPDVTRPEGKDYSIHRLVLGTHTSDEQNHLVIASVQIPNDDAQFDASHYDSEKGEFGGFGSVSGKIEIEIKINHEGEVNRARYMPQNPCIIATKTPTSDVLVFDYTKHPSKPDPSGECNPDLRLRGHQKEGYGLSWNPNLSGHLLSASDDHTICLWDISAGPKEGKIVDAKTIFTGHTAVVEDVSWHLLHESLFGSVADDQKLMIWDTRSNNTSKPSHSVDAHTAEVNCLSFNPYSEFILATGSADKTVALWDLRNLKLKLHSFESHKDEIFQVQWSPHNETILASSGTDRRLNVWDLSKIGEEQSAEDAEDGPPELLFIHGGHTAKISDFSWNPNEPWVICSVSEDNIMQVWQMAENIYNDEEPDTPASELESQGS